In a single window of the Lodderomyces elongisporus chromosome 4, complete sequence genome:
- the POX1_2 gene encoding fatty-acyl coenzyme A oxidase — protein sequence MVFTQKTVSLSQGPDPRTSIQKERAEQKFDPQEMQIFLEGSKERAELIKSLVQQMERDPILWTDGSYYDMTKEQLREQTALKINRVSRYLETDSIDVFNRRLSIIGVFDPSVTTRIGVNLGLFISCIRGNGTYEQLKYWALDKETAHIKGIYGCFGMTELAHGSNVMGLETTATFDKDNDEFIINTPHIGATKWWIGGAAHSATHCTVYARLIVDGEDYGVKTFVVPLRDSNHDLMPGVTVGDIGAKMGRDGIDNGWIQFSSVRIPRFFMLQKFCKVDRDGDVILPPLEQLSYSALLGGRVMMVMDSYRMLARVSTIALRYAIGRRQFKGDNVDPDDEEALETQLLDYPLHQKRLLPYLAAAYVVSAGALEVERTIEATLLELDDAVDENDEAGIMKAIDAMKSLFIDSGSLKSTCTWLAAEAIDQCRQACGGHGYSAYNGFGKAYNDWVVQCTWEGDNNVLGINIGKPLVKHVIAIEDDGKVVKGSSDFLNQLKEFTGKEGSEKVILDNAADIEDVKKVIKAIEVAIIRASYTAGKTVREKSFDYVGAELVIISKLKAHHYLLTEYVKRIDEFDQEDKKPYLYQLAQLYGATIVLDKFAGTFLAYNVISTKATAELASQVIPKLCSAIRPNVVGLTDSFQQSDMMINAPIGRYDGDIYENYFDLVKVLNPPKNHKAPYSAALEAMLNRPSLSERERFEKSLETGEILSK from the coding sequence ATGGTGTTTACACAAAAGACTGTCAGCTTGAGCCAAGGGCCAGACCCAAGAACCTCGATCCAAAAGGAAAGAGCTGAACAAAAATTTGACCCACAAGAAATGCAAATCTTCTTGGAGGGTTCCAAAGAAAGAGCCGAACTCATCAAGTCATTGGTGCAACAGATGGAAAGAGACCCAATCTTGTGGACAGATGGCTCCTACTACGACATGACAAAGGAACAATTGAGAGAACAAACCGCATTGAAGATTAACAGAGTCTCTAGGTATTTGGAGACAGACTCCATCGATGTCTTTAACAGAAGATTATCCATTATTGGTGTCTTTGACCCATCAGTCACCACCAGAATCGGTGTCAACTTGGGTTTGTTTATCTCTTGTATCAGAGGTAACGGTACTTATGAACAGTTGAAATACTGGGCCTTGGACAAGGAAACCGCCCACATCAAAGGTATCTACGGTTGTTTTGGTATGACTGAGTTGGCCCACGGTTCAAACGTTATGGGTCTCGAGACTACTGCTACTTTTGACAAAGACAATGACgaattcatcatcaatacCCCGCACATTGGTGCTACCAAGTGGTGGATTGGTGGTGCTGCCCACTCTGCTACTCACTGTACAGTTTACGCAAGATTGATTGTTGATGGCGAAGATTATGGTGTCAAGACCTTTGTTGTGCCATTGAGAGACTCAAACCACGACTTGATGCCAGGTGTCACCGTTGGTGACATTGGTGCCAAGATGGGTAGAGATGGTATCGATAACGGTTGGATCCAATTCTCATCGGTTAGAATCCCAAGATTCTTtatgttgcaaaaattcTGTAAAGTTGACAGAGACGGAGACGTTATCTTGCCTCCATTGGAGCAATTGTCATACTCTGCTTTGTTGGGTGGAAGAGTTATGATGGTTATGGACTCATACAGAATGTTGGCCAGAGTCTCCACCATTGCATTGAGATATGCCATTGGTAGAAGACAATTTAAAGGAGACAATGTCGACCCAGATGACGAGGAAGCATTGGAGACACAATTGTTGGACTACCCATTGCACCAAAAGAGATTGTTGCCATACTTGGCTGCAGCATATGTTGTCTCTGCCGGTGCCTTGGAGGTTGAAAGAACTATTGAAGCCACTTTGTTGGAGTTGGATGACGcagttgatgaaaatgacgAGGCTGGAATCATGAAGGCCATTGACGCTATGAAGTCATTGTTTATCGACTCTGGTTCCTTGAAGTCTACATGTACTTGGTTGGCTGCTGAAGCCATTGACCAATGTAGACAAGCTTGTGGTGGCCATGGTTACTCTGCATACAATGGTTTCGGTAAAGCATACAATGACTGGGTTGTGCAATGTACTTGGGAAGGTGACAATAATGTTCTTGGTATCAACATTGGTAAGCCATTGGTTAAGCATGTTATTGccattgaagatgacgGTAAGGTTGTTAAAGGATCTTCAGACTTTTTGAACCAATTGAAGGAATTTACTGGTAAAGAAGGTTCTGAAAAGGTTATCTTGGACAATGCTGCTGATATCGAAGATGTCAAGAAGGTGATTAAGGCTATTGAAGTTGCCATCATTAGAGCATCATACACTGCTGGTAAGACTGTTAGAGAAAAGTCATTTGACTATGTGGGAGCTGAATTGGTTATCATTTCCAAACTTAAGGCTCACCACTACTTGTTGACTGAATACGTCAAGAGAATTGATGAGTTTGACCAAGAGGACAAGAAACCATACTTGTACCAATTGGCTCAATTGTACGGAGCCACCATTGTGTTGGACAAATTTGCTGGTACATTTTTGGCCTACAATGTCATCTCCACCAAGGCCACTGCTGAATTGGCTAGTCAAGTTATTCCAAAACTCTGTTCTGCTATTCGTCCAAATGTTGTTGGTCTTACTGATTCATTCCAACAATCTGATATGATGATCAATGCACCAATTGGTAGATACGATGGTGACATTTACGAAAACTACTTTGACTTGGTTAAGGTATTGAACCCACCAAAGAACCACAAGGCTCCATACTCGGCTGCTCTCGAGGCAATGTTGAACAGACCATCATTGTctgaaagagaaagattCGAAAAGAGTCTTGAGACTGGTGAAATCTTGTCCAAGTAA
- the RSM10 gene encoding mitochondrial 37S ribosomal protein rsm10: MSIVCSQIYKRAFSTRSSRSLQKFLSPTEYLEKTEAKKLEDRQFQETLLNTPFEYSPQTLSSRALKDEGRPVPLNVELLKYKPLRLRKTHGDEVCQLFFRGYEEPELARMGEFAARAAYYLGIPMSPLTSLKTEKRLYTVIKSPFAQAKTKQNFHRITYNKKLIAYDANDEVVDMWLSYVNKYKLPQVEMKATITSREKLSYNEDLQNAELEFPSSYEGIEDPVALKVKELLESEEFKRHLK; this comes from the coding sequence ATGCTGATTGTTTGCTCACAAATATACAAAAGGGCGTTCTCAACCCGAAGTAGCCGGTCACTTCAGAAGTTCCTCTCTCCAACGGAATATCTTGAAAAAACCGAAGCtaaaaaattggaagaTCGTCAATTCCAAGAAACATTACTTAACACTCCGTTCGAGTACTCGCCGCAAACATTGAGCTCACGTGCTTTAAAAGATGAAGGCCGTCCAGTTCCTCTTAATGTTGAACTTTTGAAATATAAACCATTAAGACTTCGCAAGACCCATGGGGATGAAGTTTGTCAATTATTTTTCCGTGGTTATGAAGAACCGGAGCTTGCAAGAATGGGTGAATTTGCAGCAAGAGCAGCCTATTATTTGGGTATCCCGATGTCTCCACTTACTTCGTTAAAGACAGAGAAGAGATTATATACGGTTATCAAATCACCTTTTGCACAAGCCAAGACAAAGCAGAACTTCCATAGGATTACGTATAACAAGAAATTGATTGCATATGATGCAAACGATGAAGTGGTCGACATGTGGTTGAGTTATgtcaacaaatacaaacttCCACAAGTCGAGATGAAGGCCACAATCACCTCGCGCGAGAAATTGAGTTACAACGAGGACTTGCAAAATGCAGAATTGGAATTCCCACTGAGCTACGAGGGTATAGAAGACCCTGTCGCATTGAAGGTGAAAGAATTGTTGGAATCAGAGGAGTTTAAGAGACACTTGAAGTAG
- the TRM7 gene encoding tRNA (uridine-2'-O-)-methyltransferase trm7, translated as MGKTNKDKRDLYYRRAKEEGWRARSAYKLLQLDQEFNLLNSNVKRVVDLCAAPGSWSQVLSKRLHSSTTATNNSSTATTPITPTTPTAPTAAAAATTTSSVNVNADAAKIVAVDLQPMTPIEGVTTIQADITHPKTLQQILDCFDNELADFVCSDGAPDVTGLHDLDEYVQHQLVWAALQLTTCILKPGGSFAAKIFRGKDIDVMYKQFSKFFDRVVCAKPRSSRGTSLEAFIVGLGYRPIEGWVPKLDASMSTNEFFEGAGLHGGANDEVYEMGDEDREIVEFIACGDVNGIDSDATYELDADSLRLDPVQKPTAPPYKKALEMKRRGELVQR; from the coding sequence ATGGGAAAGACAAATAAGGACAAGAGGGATTTATATTATCGACGAGCGAAAGAAGAGGGATGGCGAGCTAGATCTGCATATAAACTACTCCAACTTGATCAGGAGTTTAACCTTCTCAACTCAAATGTTAAGCGTGTGGTTGATCTATGTGCAGCTCCAGGTTCTTGGTCTCAAGTTTTGAGTAAAAGACTCCATTCAAGTACCACCGCTACCAATAATTCATCTACTGCTACGACTCCTATTACTCCTACTACTCCTACTGCtcctactgctgctgctgctgctactactacatCCTCTGTTAATGTCAATGCCGATGCGGCCAAAATTGTTGCAGTTGATTTACAGCCAATGACCCCGATAGAAGGAGTCACAACAATTCAAGCGGATATCACGCATCCAAAAACCTTGCAACAAATTCTAGACTGCTTTGATAATGAACTTGCTGATTTTGTATGCAGTGACGGTGCGCCTGATGTCACGGGACTTCATGATTTGGATGAGTATGTTCAACATCAATTGGTATGGGCTGCCTTACAACTCACCACTTGTATTTTGAAACCAGGTGGTTCTTTTGCAGCAAAAATTTTTAGAGGTAAGGATATTGATGTGATGTATAAACAATTTAGCAAATTTTTCGATAGAGTCGTGTGCGCCAAGCCCAGAAGTTCGCGAGGTACCAGTCTTGAAGCATTTATTGTTGGACTTGGCTATAGACCCATCGAAGGGTGGGTGCCCAAATTAGACGCAAGTATGTCGACGAATGAATTTTTTGAAGGAGCGGGGTTACATGGTGGAGCTAATGATGAAGTCTATGAAATGGGAGATGAGGATAGAGAAATTGTAGAGTTTATTGCCTGTGGAGATGTCAATGGTATAGACTCTGATGCCACATATGAATTAGATGCTGATTCGCTACGGTTAGATCCTGTACAAAAGCCAACGGCTCCACCATATAAGAAAGCActtgaaatgaaaagaagaggtgAATTGGTTCAACGATAG